A window from Bacteroidota bacterium encodes these proteins:
- the pgeF gene encoding peptidoglycan editing factor PgeF, translated as MKTEPGLHVLKSSLLATAHGFSTRHGGVSEAPYHSLNLGGSDDEPARIAQNRALFLQSLGIGDAAVAWMRQVHGAEVGVAQAGPQTCDALVTNEKNIVLAVSTADCYPLLLHDPVNNVIGAAHAGWRGTLARIGAATVKAMCALGASPQHICAAIGPGICGEKYEVSEDVIAQFRQAGFPHSIHQNRMLDLARANSFVLEECGINGNHIDTLHRCSTEDDFFSFRRDNGKTGRMWSVIML; from the coding sequence ATGAAGACTGAGCCCGGCCTGCATGTGCTGAAAAGCAGCCTGCTTGCAACCGCGCATGGATTCAGCACAAGGCATGGCGGAGTGTCTGAAGCACCTTATCACAGCCTCAATCTTGGCGGCAGCGATGATGAGCCTGCGCGGATAGCGCAAAACCGAGCTCTGTTTTTACAATCGCTTGGCATTGGCGATGCGGCTGTGGCCTGGATGCGGCAGGTGCACGGAGCTGAAGTAGGTGTGGCCCAAGCCGGCCCGCAAACCTGCGATGCGCTGGTGACAAATGAAAAAAATATCGTGCTCGCCGTAAGCACAGCCGACTGTTATCCGCTGCTGCTGCACGATCCGGTGAACAACGTAATCGGCGCGGCACATGCCGGCTGGCGCGGTACACTGGCGCGTATTGGTGCGGCAACTGTAAAAGCCATGTGCGCACTTGGCGCATCGCCGCAACACATTTGTGCTGCCATAGGCCCCGGCATTTGCGGCGAAAAGTATGAAGTAAGCGAAGATGTAATTGCGCAGTTCCGGCAGGCCGGTTTTCCGCACAGCATCCATCAAAACCGCATGCTCGATCTGGCACGCGCAAACAGCTTTGTGCTCGAAGAATGTGGTATCAACGGCAATCACATCGACACATTACACCGTTGCTCTACCGAAGATGATTTCTTCTCGTTCCGCCGCGATAACGGGAAAACCGGGCGGATGTGGTCGGTGATTATGCTGTAA
- the gcvT gene encoding glycine cleavage system aminomethyltransferase GcvT, translating to MSETATQLKNTALTSTHVALGAKMVPFAGYNMPVSYSGLNEEHLCVRNSVGVFDVSHMGEFILKGEKALDLIQLVTSNDATQLYDGRVQYSCLPNASGGIVDDLLVYRIDEKTYMLVVNASNITKDWNWISSHNTFGVEMKDISDRTSLLAVQGPKAQAALQKLTDADLSAIPYYHFVKGKFAGFDNVVISNTGYTGAGGFEIYFDNEQAEGIWKAVFEAGEEFGIKPVGLGARDTLRLEMGFCLYGNDIDDTTSPIEAGLGWITKFNKDFINKDALLAQKENGVQRKLVGFEMIDRGIPRHDYEIADAEGNIIGKVTSGTQSPSLQKGIGMGYVKTTFAKAETEIFIKVRDKALKAKVAKVPFFKA from the coding sequence ATGTCTGAAACAGCTACACAACTCAAAAACACCGCGCTCACTTCCACACACGTTGCACTGGGTGCCAAAATGGTTCCCTTTGCAGGCTACAACATGCCTGTGTCGTATTCCGGCCTCAACGAAGAGCACCTTTGCGTGCGCAACAGCGTGGGTGTGTTTGATGTGTCGCACATGGGTGAATTTATTCTGAAAGGTGAAAAAGCTCTCGACCTTATTCAGCTTGTGACCAGTAACGACGCCACGCAGCTTTACGACGGACGCGTGCAGTATTCCTGCCTGCCCAACGCATCGGGCGGTATTGTGGATGATTTACTGGTGTATCGTATAGACGAGAAAACGTATATGCTGGTGGTAAATGCGTCGAACATTACCAAAGACTGGAACTGGATTAGCAGCCACAATACCTTTGGTGTGGAAATGAAAGATATATCGGACCGCACCTCGCTGCTGGCTGTGCAAGGCCCCAAAGCGCAGGCGGCGCTGCAAAAACTGACTGATGCCGATTTGAGCGCCATTCCGTATTACCACTTTGTGAAGGGCAAATTTGCCGGGTTTGACAATGTGGTAATTTCAAACACGGGCTACACCGGCGCCGGTGGCTTTGAAATTTATTTCGATAACGAACAGGCCGAAGGTATCTGGAAAGCCGTGTTTGAAGCCGGTGAAGAATTCGGTATCAAACCCGTTGGCCTTGGTGCACGCGATACGTTGCGTCTGGAAATGGGCTTCTGCCTTTATGGCAATGATATTGATGATACTACATCGCCCATTGAAGCGGGCCTTGGCTGGATTACCAAATTCAACAAAGACTTTATCAATAAAGACGCATTGCTTGCCCAGAAAGAAAACGGTGTGCAGCGTAAACTTGTGGGCTTTGAAATGATTGACCGCGGCATTCCGCGCCATGATTACGAAATAGCGGATGCCGAAGGAAACATTATTGGTAAAGTTACTTCGGGCACCCAGTCGCCATCGCTGCAAAAAGGCATTGGCATGGGTTATGTAAAAACCACATTTGCCAAAGCTGAGACGGAAATCTTTATCAAAGTGCGCGATAAAGCACTGAAGGCAAAGGTGGCGAAAGTGCCGTTTTTTAAGGCGTGA
- a CDS encoding 2-phosphosulfolactate phosphatase: MAESNSPLKIDACFSPYLYPVYADSESIVVIIDVLRATSAICTAFHHGAEKMIPVATVEEALALKATGMLAGAERDAIKVEGFDFGNSPYDYMGDHVKGQTIAITTTNGTQALEAAKNANKVVVGAFTNISALCNWLVAEQRPVLLLCSGWKNRFNLEDSMFAGAVTQELINRNPAYKMGDACLALQYLYQQAKDDPYKFISRASHKERMARLGLKKDIRFCLKPDQTAVIPILRNGALVKLED; this comes from the coding sequence ATGGCCGAATCAAACTCCCCCCTGAAAATAGACGCCTGCTTCTCGCCCTATCTCTATCCGGTGTATGCCGACAGCGAGAGCATTGTGGTAATCATTGACGTATTGCGTGCTACATCGGCTATTTGTACAGCGTTTCACCACGGTGCAGAGAAAATGATTCCGGTGGCTACGGTAGAGGAAGCCCTTGCCCTGAAAGCCACCGGCATGCTGGCCGGCGCCGAGCGCGATGCGATTAAAGTGGAGGGCTTTGATTTTGGCAATTCGCCTTACGATTACATGGGCGACCATGTAAAAGGGCAAACAATTGCCATTACCACCACCAACGGCACACAGGCACTTGAAGCGGCAAAAAATGCGAACAAGGTGGTGGTGGGGGCATTCACCAATATCTCTGCACTTTGCAACTGGCTGGTGGCCGAACAGCGCCCGGTTTTGCTCCTTTGTTCGGGCTGGAAAAACCGCTTCAACCTCGAAGACTCCATGTTTGCAGGCGCGGTTACACAGGAACTCATTAACCGCAACCCTGCCTACAAAATGGGCGATGCCTGCCTTGCGCTGCAATACCTTTACCAGCAGGCCAAAGACGATCCGTATAAATTTATCAGCCGCGCATCGCACAAAGAACGCATGGCAAGGCTTGGGCTTAAAAAAGACATCCGCTTCTGCCTGAAGCCCGACCAGACTGCTGTAATCCCCATTCTGCGCAATGGTGCGCTGGTGAAACTGGAGGATTAG
- a CDS encoding glycosyltransferase family 9 protein has product MPKILVVRFSSIGDIVLTTPVVRALKQQLNAEVHYITKKGFRGILAHNPYIDKIITIESKVSEAEAELRAADYDFVVDLHHNLRSMQVKRLTGKPSGSFPKLNVQKWMLVNLGINRMPEMHIVDRYFEAVKALHVVNDGKGLDYFIAPADEVDLSTLPDTHRHGYIAVTAGAKFATKQLPAGKLIAIINLLELPVVLLGGPEDAQRGAEIEQACGSKVYNACGRYNLGQSASLVRQATRVIAHDTGLMHIAAAFHKRIHSVWGNTVPELGMTPYLPAEGSVIVQTTGLRCRPCSKIGYDHCPKGHFHCMNRISPEAFAV; this is encoded by the coding sequence ATGCCCAAAATACTGGTTGTCCGTTTCAGTTCCATTGGTGATATTGTGCTCACCACACCGGTGGTACGTGCGCTGAAGCAGCAGCTTAATGCAGAGGTGCATTACATTACCAAGAAAGGCTTTCGCGGTATTCTTGCGCACAATCCGTATATCGATAAAATCATTACCATAGAAAGCAAGGTGAGTGAAGCGGAAGCCGAGCTCCGCGCAGCGGATTATGATTTTGTGGTTGATCTGCACCACAACCTGCGTTCGATGCAGGTAAAAAGGTTAACGGGCAAGCCTTCGGGTTCGTTTCCGAAACTCAATGTGCAGAAATGGATGCTGGTGAATCTGGGTATTAACCGTATGCCGGAAATGCACATTGTCGATCGCTATTTTGAAGCGGTGAAGGCGTTGCATGTGGTAAACGACGGCAAGGGGCTTGATTACTTTATTGCCCCCGCCGATGAAGTTGATCTCAGCACCCTGCCCGATACGCATCGGCACGGCTACATTGCCGTAACGGCGGGGGCAAAGTTTGCCACCAAGCAGCTCCCTGCCGGTAAACTCATCGCCATAATTAATCTCCTCGAACTGCCTGTGGTGCTGCTTGGCGGCCCCGAAGATGCACAGCGTGGTGCCGAAATTGAACAAGCCTGCGGCAGCAAAGTATATAATGCCTGCGGCCGCTACAACCTCGGCCAGTCGGCATCACTGGTGCGGCAGGCCACACGCGTAATTGCGCACGATACCGGCCTGATGCACATTGCCGCCGCATTTCACAAACGCATACACTCCGTATGGGGCAACACCGTGCCCGAACTGGGCATGACGCCCTACCTGCCCGCCGAAGGCTCGGTAATTGTGCAAACTACCGGACTGCGCTGCCGCCCCTGCTCAAAAATTGGTTACGACCATTGCCCCAAAGGGCATTTCCACTGCATGAACCGCATCAGCCCCGAAGCTTTTGCCGTGTGA
- a CDS encoding S1/P1 Nuclease yields MKKLKRFSGLIVLLVAAWLLLIPAPKAESWGFWGHRRINRMAVFTLPPEMMGFYKKHIEYITEHAVDPDKRRYAIPEEAPRHYIDIDHYGKFAFDSVPRFWKAAVAKYSEDTLQAYGIVPWWIDVMTYRLTQAFRDGNVDKILQYSAELGHYVGDAHVPLHTTENYNGQLTNQHGIHGFWESRIPELYGESYDYFVGRARYLDSPINSAWDWVYASHQSLDSVLFFEAQLNAKTPPDRKYAYESRGAANMRVYSEEYSRAYSTVLNGMVERRLRASIYFTGSLWYTAWVNAGQPDLRKLEDKDVSDSMKRKQAEEEYLWKNGKLKGKGHED; encoded by the coding sequence ATGAAAAAGCTGAAACGTTTTTCAGGACTTATTGTGCTGCTGGTGGCTGCATGGCTGCTGCTTATTCCCGCCCCGAAGGCTGAATCGTGGGGATTTTGGGGGCACCGGCGCATAAACCGTATGGCCGTGTTTACACTGCCGCCCGAAATGATGGGCTTTTACAAAAAGCATATCGAATACATTACCGAACACGCCGTGGATCCCGACAAGCGCCGCTATGCCATACCCGAAGAAGCGCCGCGGCATTACATAGACATTGACCACTACGGCAAATTTGCGTTTGATAGTGTGCCGCGTTTCTGGAAAGCAGCCGTGGCAAAATATTCGGAAGATACGTTGCAGGCCTATGGCATTGTGCCGTGGTGGATTGATGTAATGACGTACCGCCTCACGCAGGCTTTCCGCGATGGCAACGTGGATAAAATACTCCAGTACTCGGCCGAGCTTGGTCACTACGTGGGCGATGCGCACGTGCCGCTGCACACCACCGAAAACTACAACGGCCAGCTTACCAACCAGCACGGCATACACGGCTTCTGGGAATCGCGCATTCCCGAATTGTATGGCGAAAGCTACGACTACTTCGTGGGCCGTGCCCGCTATCTTGATTCGCCAATCAATTCGGCGTGGGACTGGGTGTATGCAAGTCATCAGTCGCTCGACTCGGTGCTTTTTTTTGAAGCACAGCTCAATGCCAAAACGCCGCCCGACCGTAAGTATGCTTACGAATCGCGCGGGGCTGCCAATATGCGTGTATATAGCGAAGAATACTCGCGCGCATACAGCACCGTGCTCAACGGCATGGTGGAGCGGCGTTTGCGGGCCTCTATTTATTTCACCGGCAGCCTTTGGTACACGGCATGGGTAAATGCCGGCCAGCCTGATTTGCGAAAGCTGGAAGACAAAGACGTGAGCGACTCTATGAAGCGTAAGCAGGCCGAAGAGGAATACCTCTGGAAAAACGGTAAACTCAAAGGCAAAGGCCATGAAGACTGA
- a CDS encoding DUF5004 domain-containing protein, translating to MKKVLASLAIVALLAGSVSVAGCGKYEEGPSISLRTKKARLVGDWKIVKVEVNGTDQTNSQLALVTDQNFKFEKDGKYSFAITTNVPIIGLVNTTRSGSWEFVSDKEEIKITEVDGNTSSSTTSTILRLTNKEFWMKNVSGNNTTITHYEAK from the coding sequence ATGAAAAAAGTATTAGCAAGCCTTGCCATCGTTGCACTTCTCGCAGGTTCGGTATCAGTAGCCGGTTGCGGTAAATACGAAGAAGGTCCCTCAATTTCTCTCCGCACCAAGAAAGCCCGTCTTGTAGGCGACTGGAAGATTGTTAAAGTGGAAGTGAATGGAACTGATCAAACCAACAGTCAGTTAGCTTTAGTTACTGATCAGAATTTTAAGTTTGAGAAAGATGGTAAATACTCTTTTGCAATTACAACAAATGTTCCCATAATTGGACTTGTTAATACTACAAGGAGCGGATCTTGGGAGTTTGTTAGTGATAAGGAAGAAATAAAAATCACAGAAGTTGACGGTAACACTTCTTCATCAACCACAAGCACAATTCTTCGACTCACCAACAAAGAGTTTTGGATGAAAAATGTAAGTGGTAATAACACAACAATTACACATTACGAAGCAAAATAA
- a CDS encoding TatD family hydrolase yields the protein MNLVDTHAHLYVDAFNNDREAMLERARAAGVSKVYLPHIDGETTKTLLELADAHPDFCIPMMGLHPCSVDPATIEAEMKNVEDLLASRSFAAVGEIGIDLYWDKTHADLQKEIFARHIDLALHYDLPIAIHSRQAFRECFEIVAAKQNGRLRGVFHCFVDGLNEAREVIALGGFYLGIGGVLTYKNSGLDAVVREIDLQHLVLETDAPYLPPVPHRGKRNETAYVAHVAQKLADIHQLPVEEISRITTQNAELLFGHRH from the coding sequence ATGAATTTAGTTGATACCCACGCTCACCTTTATGTGGATGCGTTTAACAATGACCGCGAAGCCATGCTGGAGCGCGCCCGTGCAGCAGGAGTGAGCAAAGTTTATTTACCCCATATAGACGGAGAAACGACAAAAACGTTGCTTGAACTGGCCGATGCGCATCCTGATTTTTGCATTCCGATGATGGGTCTTCATCCCTGTTCAGTTGATCCGGCTACAATTGAGGCGGAGATGAAGAACGTGGAGGATTTACTCGCTTCACGCAGTTTTGCGGCGGTGGGCGAAATTGGGATTGATCTGTATTGGGACAAAACACACGCCGATTTACAGAAAGAAATTTTCGCCCGCCACATTGATCTGGCGCTGCACTATGATTTGCCCATCGCCATTCACTCGCGCCAGGCATTCCGCGAATGCTTTGAAATTGTGGCCGCCAAGCAAAACGGCAGGCTGCGGGGGGTGTTTCACTGCTTTGTGGACGGACTGAATGAAGCCCGTGAAGTAATTGCGCTTGGCGGCTTTTACTTAGGCATTGGCGGTGTGCTTACCTACAAAAATTCGGGGCTTGATGCGGTGGTGCGCGAAATCGACCTGCAGCATCTTGTACTCGAAACCGATGCACCTTATCTGCCACCTGTTCCGCATCGTGGCAAACGCAACGAAACGGCTTATGTAGCACACGTGGCACAAAAGCTGGCCGATATTCATCAGCTTCCCGTGGAAGAAATTTCCCGAATCACCACCCAAAATGCCGAACTGTTGTTTGGCCATCGCCACTAA
- a CDS encoding DUF4263 domain-containing protein, whose amino-acid sequence MTGFEPSKFNSVILKEELGEFRKLIDSGEKLDEQKVIQPFFRKRKQLSAFIGSFVSGLDVNRISFELNLFGDFSPDLVIGDYTRSKYCFVEFESGLPQAIFKKTTGRKAPRWSAKFEEGYSQIVDWFWKVEEQSGTASFRKLFEADSIISSGLLIIGRSNDLDEFGRNRMSWRGEKVVVNSSLIQCMTYDSLLADLERRLMIYNY is encoded by the coding sequence ATGACCGGATTTGAACCGAGTAAATTCAATTCGGTAATACTCAAGGAGGAATTAGGCGAATTTCGTAAGCTGATTGATTCTGGCGAAAAGCTGGATGAACAGAAAGTAATCCAACCTTTTTTCAGAAAAAGAAAACAGCTTTCGGCGTTTATCGGATCGTTTGTGAGTGGGCTGGATGTAAACCGGATTTCTTTTGAGCTTAATTTGTTTGGCGATTTTAGCCCTGATCTGGTTATAGGCGATTACACGCGTTCGAAATATTGTTTTGTGGAGTTTGAATCGGGATTACCGCAAGCAATTTTTAAAAAAACGACAGGCCGTAAAGCCCCCCGATGGTCAGCTAAGTTTGAAGAGGGATATAGCCAGATTGTGGATTGGTTTTGGAAGGTGGAAGAACAATCGGGCACCGCTTCGTTTAGAAAACTTTTTGAGGCCGATTCGATAATATCCTCCGGTCTTTTGATTATTGGCCGTAGTAACGACCTTGATGAATTCGGGCGAAACAGAATGAGCTGGAGAGGTGAAAAAGTTGTGGTTAATTCGTCACTTATTCAGTGCATGACATACGACAGCCTACTCGCTGATCTCGAACGAAGGTTAATGATTTATAATTACTGA
- a CDS encoding triose-phosphate isomerase produces MRQKIIAGNWKMNKTRTEALELAAAVAAGVSAQPAESLLTLLCPAFPLLSDVHRQISGIEGVLLGAQNMHHETQGAYTGEVSAAMLASLGVSHVILGHSERRQYFAEDNALLLKKTQQALAHQLTPVFCIGETLPERESNTHFNVIRRQLEEGLLPAGAVAVSRCIVAYEPVWAIGTGVTASAAQAQEMHAFIRSVVADKLGAAVAAQLPLLYGGSCNPANAAELFACPDVDGGLIGGAALKAADFLSIRAAMQQHLQHAHA; encoded by the coding sequence GTGAGACAGAAAATTATTGCCGGAAACTGGAAAATGAACAAAACCCGCACCGAGGCGCTCGAACTGGCGGCAGCGGTGGCGGCAGGTGTATCGGCGCAGCCGGCTGAAAGTTTGCTTACCTTGCTTTGCCCGGCTTTTCCGCTGCTGAGCGATGTACACCGGCAAATTTCGGGCATTGAAGGTGTGTTGCTGGGTGCGCAAAACATGCACCACGAAACACAGGGCGCCTACACCGGCGAAGTTTCTGCGGCCATGCTGGCTTCCCTTGGTGTGTCGCATGTAATTCTGGGGCATTCGGAGCGCCGCCAGTATTTTGCCGAAGACAATGCCCTGCTGCTCAAAAAAACACAGCAGGCGCTGGCACACCAGCTCACGCCTGTATTCTGCATCGGCGAAACACTGCCCGAACGCGAAAGCAATACACATTTCAACGTAATACGCCGCCAGCTTGAAGAAGGCCTGCTGCCTGCCGGCGCCGTTGCCGTGAGCCGCTGCATTGTGGCTTACGAACCCGTGTGGGCCATTGGCACCGGCGTTACAGCCAGCGCGGCACAGGCGCAGGAAATGCACGCATTCATCCGCAGCGTGGTGGCCGATAAACTTGGCGCTGCCGTGGCAGCACAACTGCCCCTGCTTTACGGCGGAAGCTGTAACCCAGCCAACGCCGCCGAACTTTTTGCCTGCCCCGATGTGGATGGCGGACTCATTGGCGGCGCCGCTCTCAAGGCGGCCGACTTCCTCAGCATCCGCGCAGCCATGCAGCAACACCTGCAACATGCCCATGCCTGA
- a CDS encoding type I asparaginase → MNTAQPQASILLIYTGGTIGMIRDTHTGLLKPFNFARLLEEVPELSKFNIRIDTYSFPEPIDSSDMHPGIWVELATLIGNRYNDYDGFVVLHGSDTMSYTASALSFLLENLGKPVVLTGSQLPIGTIRTDGKENLITSIEIAAGAHNNLPVVPEVCVYFEYKLYRGNRTHKYNAEHFDAFHSPNYPALAEAGVHIQFNTPALLPPPAQPLRVHTAVNTNIAVLKLFPGITPQLVHAVLHTPGLKAVILETFGSGNATRQQWFADALEEAIARGIIFLNITQCAAGRVEQGRYETSSAFARVGVVGGSDMTTEAAVAKLMFLLGQNLSPDTIKTQLTTPLRGELSL, encoded by the coding sequence ATGAACACAGCGCAACCACAGGCATCCATCCTGCTCATCTATACCGGCGGCACCATCGGCATGATCCGCGATACACACACCGGCCTGCTCAAACCGTTCAACTTTGCCCGCCTGCTCGAAGAAGTGCCCGAACTCTCCAAGTTCAACATCCGCATTGATACTTATTCGTTTCCGGAGCCCATCGACTCAAGCGATATGCACCCCGGCATCTGGGTGGAGCTGGCCACACTCATCGGCAACCGTTACAACGATTACGACGGTTTTGTGGTGCTGCACGGCTCTGATACCATGTCGTACACCGCCTCTGCGCTGAGTTTCCTGCTCGAAAACCTGGGCAAACCCGTGGTGCTTACCGGTTCGCAGCTGCCCATCGGCACCATCCGCACCGACGGCAAGGAAAACCTCATCACCTCCATCGAAATTGCCGCCGGCGCGCACAATAACTTACCCGTAGTGCCCGAAGTGTGTGTGTATTTCGAATACAAACTCTATCGCGGCAACCGCACCCACAAATACAACGCCGAACATTTCGACGCGTTTCATTCGCCCAACTACCCCGCCCTGGCCGAAGCCGGTGTGCATATTCAGTTCAATACACCGGCGCTTTTGCCGCCGCCCGCACAGCCGCTTCGTGTACACACAGCCGTGAATACCAATATTGCCGTGCTCAAACTCTTCCCCGGCATTACGCCGCAGCTGGTACACGCGGTGCTGCATACGCCCGGACTCAAAGCCGTTATTTTAGAAACCTTCGGCTCGGGCAATGCCACCCGGCAGCAATGGTTTGCCGATGCGCTTGAAGAAGCCATTGCACGCGGCATCATCTTCCTCAACATCACCCAATGTGCCGCCGGCCGCGTTGAACAGGGCCGCTATGAAACCAGCTCGGCTTTTGCCCGCGTAGGCGTAGTGGGCGGCAGCGATATGACCACCGAAGCTGCCGTGGCCAAACTCATGTTCCTGCTCGGCCAGAATCTTTCGCCCGACACCATCAAAACACAACTCACCACCCCGCTCAGAGGCGAATTATCGCTGTAA
- a CDS encoding T9SS type A sorting domain-containing protein: MKFRLLLSLSVFSLTLAAQQASTWRIAPGATTTLDRSGADYAPVVQCIEQPSPVAKSELQRVKDSLAAMYPRHNNTAAAPANTQRSAVVPPAPTLGATFQGNPYSSSTPCDNEISIGNNGQLISVQNTNIFRYNTNNNTAYTLRSLAFFSQPLLIGGSKYDPKVLYDPEANRHIMVFLAGYSSTQTNIIVAFSNSDSVNGTWHLYSLPGNPVGDNTWSDYPMISVNQNDLFITVNRVIDNQPWQTGFAETLIWQVGKWDGYSGDTLTSQLRRNVQYGGRPVRNMCPVEGGNFPQQANEQYFLSNRNLTTGNDTIFLVHLVGTAMDTAVSITVTPIVADRMYVAPPDAVQPGNGGLLATNDARVLGAFMQNGRIQYVHNTMDTATGTAGIMHGVISNYATTPAIASTLISDTLVEYGYPNIAYAGYDGSDNNAMIIMLRTSPALNPGFVALTTDGNGGYSPQLVVKQGVGPYNVLGGGERWGDYSGIQRRYDAQGTCWVNGLYGMSNGTHSTWIAELGISPDVNVNESAPATTPISVFPNPFADRIAVEFTLEQAQTLRFELYDMNGRLVELLLEDRVKAGVNRFSFSAQPLPAGVYLLRVAGNNGMVAESKVIRQ; encoded by the coding sequence ATGAAATTCCGTTTACTTCTTTCGCTCAGCGTCTTCAGCCTTACACTGGCTGCGCAGCAAGCATCAACCTGGCGCATTGCACCCGGCGCTACCACCACACTCGACCGCAGCGGCGCCGATTATGCGCCCGTTGTTCAATGTATTGAGCAGCCCAGCCCGGTTGCCAAAAGCGAATTGCAGCGCGTAAAAGACAGCCTCGCTGCAATGTATCCGCGCCACAACAATACAGCAGCTGCTCCGGCAAACACGCAGCGCAGCGCAGTAGTTCCGCCTGCGCCCACACTTGGTGCCACGTTTCAGGGCAACCCCTACAGCAGCAGCACGCCCTGCGATAATGAAATTTCAATTGGCAACAACGGCCAGCTGATTTCGGTGCAAAACACCAACATTTTCCGCTACAATACCAACAACAATACGGCATACACGCTGCGCTCGCTGGCCTTCTTCTCGCAGCCGCTGCTCATTGGCGGTTCAAAGTACGATCCGAAAGTGCTGTACGACCCCGAAGCAAACCGCCACATCATGGTGTTTCTGGCCGGCTACTCATCCACGCAAACCAATATCATTGTAGCCTTTTCCAATTCCGACAGTGTAAACGGAACCTGGCACCTTTACTCGCTTCCCGGCAACCCGGTGGGCGATAATACGTGGAGCGATTACCCGATGATTTCGGTAAATCAAAACGATCTTTTCATTACCGTTAACCGCGTAATCGACAACCAGCCCTGGCAAACTGGTTTTGCCGAAACACTCATCTGGCAGGTGGGCAAATGGGACGGCTACAGCGGCGATACACTTACCTCGCAGCTTCGCCGCAACGTGCAGTATGGCGGCCGTCCGGTACGCAATATGTGTCCGGTTGAAGGCGGTAATTTTCCGCAGCAGGCAAACGAACAGTATTTCCTCTCCAACCGGAACCTCACCACCGGCAACGATACCATTTTCCTTGTGCACCTTGTGGGCACGGCCATGGACACAGCCGTAAGCATAACCGTTACACCCATCGTGGCCGACCGTATGTATGTGGCGCCGCCCGACGCCGTGCAGCCCGGAAACGGCGGACTGCTGGCCACCAACGATGCGCGTGTGCTGGGTGCATTTATGCAAAACGGACGCATACAGTATGTGCATAATACAATGGACACCGCCACAGGCACGGCCGGCATTATGCACGGCGTAATCAGCAACTATGCCACCACGCCGGCTATTGCAAGCACACTGATCAGCGATACGCTTGTGGAATACGGTTACCCGAATATTGCCTACGCCGGATACGATGGCAGCGACAACAACGCCATGATTATCATGCTGCGCACATCGCCCGCACTCAATCCCGGCTTTGTGGCGCTCACTACCGATGGCAACGGAGGCTACTCGCCGCAGCTGGTGGTGAAACAGGGTGTAGGCCCGTACAACGTGCTCGGCGGCGGCGAACGCTGGGGCGATTACTCCGGCATACAACGCCGCTACGATGCGCAGGGAACCTGCTGGGTAAACGGCCTCTACGGCATGAGCAACGGCACGCACAGCACCTGGATTGCCGAACTTGGCATTTCGCCCGATGTGAACGTGAATGAAAGTGCACCGGCCACCACACCCATTTCCGTATTCCCCAATCCGTTTGCTGATCGCATTGCGGTGGAGTTTACACTGGAGCAGGCGCAAACACTGCGTTTTGAACTTTACGACATGAATGGCCGTTTGGTTGAACTCCTGCTCGAAGACAGAGTGAAGGCTGGTGTAAACCGCTTCAGCTTTTCGGCACAGCCCCTGCCTGCAGGCGTGTATCTGCTGCGTGTGGCCGGAAACAACGGCATGGTGGCCGAGTCAAAAGTAATCCGCCAATGA